One region of Danaus plexippus chromosome 16 unlocalized genomic scaffold, MEX_DaPlex mxdp_23, whole genome shotgun sequence genomic DNA includes:
- the LOC116771959 gene encoding protein disabled isoform X4: MAVKIYKNEPGRFLGEGVSFRAKLIGVLEVPEARGDRMCQEALADLKMAIRAAGEHKQRIQVHVAIDGLRLRDDKTGDSLYHHPVHKISFIAQDMTDSRAFGYIFGSPDTGHRFFGIKTDKAASQVVIAMRDLFQVVFELKKKEVEMAKQQLEGKTVSSLARHAAVTATDKAKSVPSGESAKTEGPEGGVAELVDLEQELCSLRRGLTQVEGLTPSTDPFGDSFIVPAQKGLLPPPPRGRAPPRAPFSPSKPSFDLTSDIEPKIDLPDMEIPELPDLREPKTTMVRGGGYDVFTDLDPLGTGRSKPYVDKKLFFQELKNPPKKVLKDLVPTTHSLLSDILPVEKSDYGPPTTMTSLTRHSGGTVAVAKPTQQTFSPNFFTSDPFAETDPFDNTDPFSDTFKDDPFTTMAEFPKISTLRMEEPKNRAKESILDKDSLDVDKNVFNGPLQVSLPPEPTPKSPRLTRQNTDTSTIRQRPTPGRISGEGASPPPPLPPKKTDAAPAPPRPPHEHDDDTPPLPKPARKKEPLADRSTKPRQSSLATSSEDEYLSPAPPPLPAARRLDITLSQLLTLTMDDLAARLRVPAETLSSMTLPQLTDYLRSYVASENEKAHIHVEPLMRPEKEKVMPIIPTTVSEKLVTLAPVSQFRPQFEDNFAPSDSADTFVANFDDFDKKANPTYDKYAAFREIQEQELKAKSILDPIEPEKQEDGELTIIEKLIKTEEQKIEERKELDKSPLKSLDELTINSFNMFRNTVSPKPIDAKIEDIKTVMKNLQIEQQRRSVSPRDNGLPDTKQEDTSDRYAALREITITEPPEDFESIPPEAPKERKKSDEKSDGFDNSDFFDCIDNSSLSFNVEDAFRKSPIVKEKEEEKKVEEKKEDPPIEEIPVRDLQPPTRLSTGSISDVASGSSPDTKGAVVGVVGGLTRLGWTEGWSSDSRESEPRQRRRRTHNRGPSVQTSSSSRDVSPWDEEPPTRLARPPSHRDRGRDSRHNSSGSRECLDSGSGREKEKRDKRGSRERDLNRDGRDSARDRRDSGSGRDRRDVSKERDHRDHREGRDRRDRRSREREKESWNRERTYSRERDYRDSRSRERSKDYRDMDRHRKTRHSYDDGDYSDGCGSGRSSPRERWNERWRRDERNYGSLGWRETRGRRRNELRQAEDSSERRYGCTLGWPGRRSAGGTRRETDREIRDSRESRDSGRDSGRDSRDPRDSGRESGRDSRDPRDSGRDSGRESRDAREPVRDSRDPRRRRREDARTRPRDYRFSNDFSPREREHPSPFDNDFQDTPVPSVKKKTPYATLEGTRLLFEAEDSTASPLSAGSLRREGESPAARFRFDSDSVSPRSMFEDDFTPRAPSIAEEDEGDPAPLRTRPPRDVRKSDSVDIFTRESDPFEGDAFFACTGSDRVARRENWPGDFQGFDNV, translated from the exons ATGGCTGTAAAGATAT ATAAGAACGAGCCGGGTCGATTTCTGGGTGAGGGGGTCTCTTTTCGGGCAAAATTGATCGGAGTTCTCGAGGTACCGGAAGCGAGGGGGGACAGGATGTGCCAGGAAGCGCTGGCTGACCTCAAGATGGCCATCAGAGCCGCCGGGGAGCACAAGCAGAGGATACAAGTACACGTTGCTATCGACGGGCTAAGACTGCGTGATGATAAGACTGGA GATTCTCTGTATCATCACCCAGTCCACAAGATATCCTTCATAGCCCAGGACATGACAGACTCCCGGGCCTTCGGATATATCTTCGGATCACCAGACACTGGACACAGATTCTTCGGCATCAAGACTGATAAAGCTGCTAGTCAA GTAGTTATAGCGATGAGGGATCTCTTTCAAGTGGTTTTCGAATTGAAGAAGAAGGAAGTGGAAATGGCGAAGCAACAGCTCGAGGGGAAGACGGTTAGCAGTCTCGCTAGACATGCCGCCGTCACTGCCACAGATAAAGCCAAG AGCGTTCCATCCGGGGAGAGCGCTAAGACCGAGGGTCCGGAAGGAGGAGTGGCGGAGCTGGTAGACTTGGAGCAAGAACTATGTTCACTAAGACGTGGTCTCACTCAAGTTGAAGGACTCACACCTAGTACAGATCCTTTCGGTGACTCCTTTATTGTACCAGCTCAG AAGGGCTTACTGCCTCCTCCTCCTCGAGGCCGTGCTCCCCCCCGAGCACCATTTTCCCCCAGCAAGCCGAGCTTCGATCTGACCTCCGACATCGAGCCCAAGATAGACTTACCGGATATGGAAATACCAGAACTGCCTGATCTGAGGGAGCCTAAAACCACCATG GTGCGTGGTGGTGGCTACGACGTGTTCACGGACCTCGACCCACTGGGCACCGGACGGAGTAAACCTTACGTTGACAAAAAACTCTTCTTTCAGGAGCTCAAAAATCCACCAAAGAAAGTGCTCAAAGACCTCGTACCGACGACGCATTCCCTTCTATCAGATATCTTGCCGGTAGAGAAATCGGATTACGGGCCGCCCACCACGATGACGTCACTGACTCGTCACTCAGGAGGCACGGTCGCGGTAGCGAAACCGACTCAGCAGACCTTCTCACCGAACTTCTTTACATCGGATCCGTTCGCCGAGACGGATCCCTTTGATAACACGGACCCCTTCTCAGACACGTTCAAGGACGATCCCTTCACCACCATGGCTGAATTCCCTAAGATCAGCACCCTGAGGATGGAGGAGCCGAAGAATAGGGCCAAGGAATCAATACTTGACAAAGACAGTCTGGACGTGGATAAGAACGTGTTCAATGGACCGCTCCAAGTGTCTCTACCGCCGGAACCCACGCCCAAATCCCCGAGACTAACCAGACAG AACACGGACACAAGCACGATACGCCAGCGACCGACGCCTGGTCGTATTAGTGGTGAGGGTGCATCCCCCCCTCCCCCGCTCCCCCCCAAGAAGACCGACGCTGCCCCCGCCCCGCCCCGGCCCCCCCACGAACATGATGACGACACACCGCCCCTGCCAAAACCCGCTAGGAAGAAGGAACCATTG GCTGACCGCAGCACTAAGCCGCGGCAGTCGTCCCTGGCGACGAGCTCGGAGGACGAGTACCTGTCCCCGGCGCCGCCTCCCCTGCCCGCGGCTCGTAGACTTGACATCACACTCAGCCAGCTCTTGACACTCACCATGGACGACCTGGCCGCTCG ACTTCGGGTTCCAGCTGAAACATTGTCTTCAATGACGCTGCCTCAACTGACTGACTATCTGAGATCATATGTGGCTTCCGAGAACGAGAAGGCT CATATACACGTGGAACCGCTGATGAGACCGGAGAAGGAAAAGGTGATGCCAATAATACCCACGACTGTATCAGAGAAATTAGTAACTCTAGCGCCGGTGAGCCAGTTCAGACCTCAGTTCGAAGACAACTTCGCGCCGTCGGACTCCGCGGACACTTTCGTAGCGAACTTTGACGACTTCGATAAGAAAGCCAATCCAACTTACGACAAATACGCCGCCTTCAGAGAAATACAGGAGCAGGAGCTGAAGGCGAAATCCATATTAGACCCGATAGAACCCGAGAAACAAGAAGATGGTGAACTGACCATCATAGAGAAGCTGATCAAGACCGAGGAACAGAAGATAGAGGAACGTAAGGAACTAGACAAGAGTCCGCTGAAGAGTTTGGACGAACTGACGATAAACTCGTTCAACATGTTCAGGAACACCGTCAGCCCGAAACCCATCGACGCCAAGATAGAAGATATAAAGACGGTCATGAAGAACCTGCAGATAGAACAGCAGAGACGCAGCGTATCACCCAGGGACAACGGGCTGCCGGACACCAAACAAGAGGACACCAGCGACAGGTACGCCGCCTTGAGGGAAATCACCATAACGGAGCCGCCGGAAGACTTCGAATCGATACCACCCGAGGCGCCCAAGGAGAGGAAGAAATCTGACGAGAAGTCCGACGGGTTTGATAACTCAGATTTCTTTGATTGCATCGATAATAGTTCGCTGTCTTTTAACGTGGAGGACGCGTTCAGGAAGAGTCCCATAGTGAAGGAGAAGGAGGAAGAGAAGAAAGTAGAAGAGAAAAAGGAAGATCCTCCGATAGAAGAGATTCCAGTAAGAGATCTACAACCACCAACGAGACTTTCGACGGGTTCCATCAGTGACGTCGCCAGTGGATCCTCGCCGGATACTAAag GTGCGGTGGTGGGGGTGGTGGGTGGTCTCACTAGACTGGGCTGGACGGAAGGCTGGTCCTCTGATTCGCGGGAGTCCGAGCCTCGCCAAAGGAGAAGACGGACACACAATAGAGGACCCTCGG taCAGACATCATCATCGTCTCGCGACGTGTCTCCGTGGGACGAGGAGCCGCCGACCAGACTAGCACGACCCCCCTCGCATAGGGACAGGGGAAGGGACTCTAG GCACAATTCATCCGGTTCAAGAGAGTGTCTCGACTCAGGCAGCGGGAGGGAGAAAGAGAAACGAGACAAACGAGGCAGCAGAGAAAGAGACCTGAACAGAGATGGCAGGGACTCTGCGAGAGATAGGAGAGACTCCGGTAGTGGGAGAGATAGGCGTGACGTCAGCAAAGAAAGAGATCACAGAGACCACAGAGAGGGCAGAGACAGAAGAGATAGACGGAGTAGAGAAAGAGAAAAGGAGTCTTGGAACAGAGAGAGGACTTACAGTAGAGAAAGGGACTACAGGGACTCGAGGAGCAGAGAGAGATCTAAGGACTATAGGGACATGGACAGACATAGGAAGACAAGACATTCGTATGATGACGGAGA TTACAGTGACGGATGCGGTTCAGGGAGATCTTCGCCCAGGGAACGGTGGAACGAAAGATGGAGGAGAGATG AAAGAAACTATGGTTCCTTGGGCTGGAGGGAGACTAGAGGGAGACGGAGGAATGAACTGAGGCAGGCGGAGGACAGCAGTGAGAGGAG ATATGGCTGTACTCTCGGCTGGCCCGGACGACGGTCTGCTGGTGGTACAAGGAGAGAGACGGATAGAGAGATCAGAGATTCCAGGGAATCTCGGGACTCGGGGCGGGATTCTGGACGGGATTCGAGAGACCCGCGGGACTCCGGCAGGGAGTCGGGCCGAGACTCCCGCGATCCACGGGATTCTGGACGGGATTCGGGTCGTGAATCCCGAGACGCCAGGGAACCGGTCCGGGATTCACGGGATCCGAGACGACGGCGCAGGGAGGATGCGAGAACTAGACCACGGGATTACAGGTTCTCGAACGACTTCTCTCCTCGTGAGAGAGAACACCCCTCGCCATTTGATAATGATTTCCAAGATACTCCTGTACCGAGCGTGAAGAAGAAGACTCCTTACGCCACTCTGGAAGGAACCAG GTTATTATTCGAGGCGGAGGACAGTACGGCGTCCCCTCTATCAGCCGGGTCCCTCCGCCGCGAGGGCGAGTCCCCCGCGGCTCGTTTCCGGTTCGACTCCGACTCGGTCTCCCCGCGGTCCATGTTCGAGGACGACTTCACGCCGCGGGCCCCGTCCATCGCGGAGGAGGACGAGGGGGACCCGGCCCCGCTGCGGACGAGGCCCCCGCGTGACGTCAGGAAGTCCGACTCGGTGGACATCTTCACTCGGGAGTCCGACCCCTTCGAGGGCGACGCGTTCTTCGCTTGCACCGGCTCGGACCGGGTGGCGCGGAGAGAGAACTGGCCGGGCGACTTCCAGGGCTTCGACAACGTGTAA